Proteins from a genomic interval of Alteromonas macleodii ATCC 27126:
- a CDS encoding M16 family metallopeptidase: MLETFKRTRMYTAIAVITLSAVSTGCTHNTNDPQNVRTASDITSETTANADNSTASLNTSLFNVDYERFTLDNGLTVVLHVDRSDPVAAVALTAHVGSAREKEGRTGFAHLFEHLLFLESENLGKGGLDKLSAKIGGSGANGSTSRDSTNYFQTVPIDALEKMIWAEADKLGFFINTVTDPVLAKEKQVVKNEKRQSVDNRPYGHNQYVIDKNLYPEGHPYSWQVIGSLDDLQNATLADVKEFFKKWYVPNNVVLTIAGDIDVNQTKAWVKKYFDEIPAGEQINKLPPQPAKLNETKKRFHIDNFAQAPLLTMVWPTVPEYHDDYYPLQVLSQYLSQGKNAPLNKVLVDEKELTSDVYLYGYDAEIAGQLQLQVMAFNGVNLNTVADGVNEAFARFEKDGISSKDLARIKAGQETEFYQGLSSVLGKGFQLAQYEIFAGGAEFISQDVQKILGVSQQDVMRVYSTYIKDKPFVASSFVPKGQQELVLSGSTEANVVEEQIVAGAEESFDASVAAEYERTPSSFDRTKEPAYGESIEITPPKVWQNTLSSGIKITGIANDEVLLVAFELKLDGGMLLDSEGKTGTANLLAATLLKGTAEKTPEQLEQEIELLGASLEASASETDITISGTVLSKHYSDLMQLVTEVILSPRFDEQEFELAKDDTINQIEQIKANPNAIASVEFKTLLYGKAHPFAQTVLGDKQTVDDTTLEDVKKYYEKYFTPSLAKFHVVGDIKQQDVVKSLAPLNARWLPKDVTFAKVPEPKLPESAQLFFYDVPGAKQSVLYFGHSAPNVTHDDAYKVSVMNYRLGGGGFASQLMQELRENKGYTYGIRSSFSSDQYTGEFTIRSAVRSNVTLEATQAIMDILAAFGTNYSDEDLDVTKGFTLKSGARAFETLGAKLNMVSEISDFGLPNDYVLQQEAEVKALTVGEIKRLYGKYVHPDRMIYLIVGDKDTQFERLQALGLGQPTLLNP, translated from the coding sequence ATGCTTGAAACATTCAAACGAACAAGAATGTACACTGCAATTGCTGTAATAACACTAAGTGCAGTTTCGACAGGGTGTACGCATAACACCAATGATCCACAAAATGTACGAACTGCTTCCGATATAACCAGCGAAACAACCGCTAATGCAGATAATAGTACTGCTTCCCTAAATACGTCACTGTTCAACGTGGACTACGAGCGTTTTACTCTGGATAACGGGCTTACCGTTGTACTGCACGTTGACAGGTCTGATCCCGTTGCTGCAGTCGCCCTCACTGCGCATGTGGGTTCAGCCAGAGAAAAAGAAGGGCGAACAGGCTTTGCGCACTTGTTTGAACACTTACTTTTTCTCGAATCAGAGAACTTGGGAAAAGGCGGTCTTGATAAACTCAGTGCGAAAATTGGCGGCTCAGGTGCAAATGGCTCGACGAGTCGTGATAGTACCAATTACTTCCAAACTGTACCCATTGATGCTTTAGAAAAAATGATCTGGGCTGAAGCCGATAAGTTGGGATTTTTCATTAATACCGTAACAGACCCTGTGCTCGCCAAAGAAAAGCAGGTGGTGAAAAACGAAAAGCGCCAGAGTGTGGATAATCGTCCTTATGGTCACAATCAATATGTGATTGATAAAAACCTTTACCCTGAAGGGCATCCTTATAGTTGGCAAGTGATTGGGTCGTTAGATGATCTGCAAAACGCAACGCTTGCTGACGTGAAAGAGTTTTTCAAAAAATGGTATGTACCTAATAATGTGGTGCTTACCATCGCGGGTGATATTGACGTAAATCAAACTAAAGCGTGGGTTAAAAAGTATTTCGATGAAATTCCTGCGGGAGAGCAAATCAATAAATTACCGCCTCAACCTGCGAAGCTCAATGAGACTAAAAAACGATTCCATATAGATAATTTTGCACAAGCGCCACTTTTAACTATGGTGTGGCCAACCGTACCTGAATATCACGATGACTATTATCCACTTCAAGTACTTTCTCAGTACTTAAGCCAAGGCAAAAATGCTCCGCTGAACAAGGTGCTTGTTGACGAGAAGGAGCTCACCAGTGATGTTTATCTTTATGGCTATGATGCTGAGATCGCTGGACAGCTACAGCTGCAGGTTATGGCATTTAATGGCGTGAACTTAAACACTGTTGCAGATGGAGTTAACGAAGCGTTCGCCCGCTTTGAGAAAGACGGGATTTCTTCCAAGGATTTGGCGCGCATAAAAGCAGGTCAAGAAACAGAATTTTATCAAGGACTTTCAAGCGTCTTAGGTAAAGGTTTTCAATTGGCGCAATACGAAATCTTTGCGGGCGGGGCTGAATTTATCAGCCAAGATGTTCAGAAAATTCTGGGCGTTTCACAACAAGATGTAATGCGTGTTTATAGCACCTATATCAAGGATAAACCGTTTGTCGCCTCTAGCTTTGTACCTAAGGGACAGCAAGAGTTGGTGTTAAGCGGCTCTACTGAAGCTAATGTAGTGGAGGAGCAAATTGTCGCGGGGGCGGAAGAGAGCTTTGATGCGTCAGTTGCGGCTGAATACGAACGTACTCCGTCATCGTTTGATCGCACGAAAGAGCCTGCTTATGGTGAATCAATAGAAATTACACCACCTAAGGTTTGGCAAAATACACTGTCGTCTGGCATCAAAATAACGGGTATTGCTAATGACGAAGTGCTATTGGTCGCGTTTGAGTTAAAGCTAGATGGTGGCATGCTTCTAGACTCAGAAGGTAAAACAGGAACCGCCAATTTACTTGCCGCAACCTTGCTTAAAGGTACGGCGGAAAAAACACCCGAGCAGCTGGAACAGGAAATTGAGCTTTTAGGCGCTTCTCTGGAGGCCAGTGCTTCTGAAACTGACATTACTATTAGCGGAACGGTATTGTCTAAGCACTACAGTGACTTAATGCAGCTCGTCACTGAAGTGATACTTTCTCCTCGCTTTGATGAACAAGAGTTTGAATTAGCTAAAGACGATACGATCAACCAGATTGAACAAATAAAAGCGAACCCTAATGCCATTGCATCGGTTGAGTTTAAAACACTGCTTTACGGAAAGGCGCATCCGTTTGCTCAAACGGTTCTTGGTGATAAGCAAACTGTAGATGACACAACGCTCGAAGATGTTAAGAAATATTACGAGAAATACTTCACACCGTCATTGGCAAAGTTCCATGTTGTGGGAGACATCAAACAACAGGACGTTGTAAAAAGCCTAGCGCCACTTAATGCGCGATGGTTACCAAAAGATGTTACTTTTGCGAAGGTACCAGAGCCCAAGCTGCCAGAAAGCGCCCAACTCTTTTTCTATGACGTTCCTGGGGCTAAACAGTCAGTGCTTTATTTCGGCCATTCCGCCCCGAATGTTACTCATGATGATGCTTATAAAGTCAGTGTGATGAATTATCGTTTAGGCGGGGGCGGTTTCGCCTCACAGCTTATGCAGGAACTACGTGAAAACAAAGGCTACACCTATGGCATTCGTTCATCGTTTTCTAGCGATCAATATACGGGTGAATTCACCATACGAAGCGCCGTAAGGTCGAACGTTACCTTAGAAGCAACGCAAGCTATCATGGATATATTAGCAGCGTTTGGCACAAACTATTCAGATGAAGATTTAGACGTTACGAAAGGGTTTACACTTAAATCTGGCGCTAGGGCGTTTGAAACGTTAGGCGCTAAATTGAATATGGTTAGCGAAATTAGCGACTTTGGCTTGCCCAATGATTACGTTTTACAGCAAGAAGCTGAGGTAAAAGCGTTAACCGTTGGTGAGATAAAGCGCCTTTACGGTAAATATGTACATCCTGATAGAATGATTTATTTGATAGTAGGGGACAAAGATACCCAGTTTGAGCGTTTACAAGCGCTTGGGTTAGGGCAACCAACCTTGTTGAACCCTTAG
- the lepB gene encoding signal peptidase I, whose protein sequence is MRTEAVLNLKQSVKNNLPFILFMVLLFSFRSSVADWYHVPTGSMEPTIQVGDRVVVDKSAYTLELPFTDVVVAKTGNINRGDIVIIDSNAADTRLIKRVVAIEGDKVKLENNVLFINGEKATLSVKGHNLYSEQILGQTRTIALNPLPSPAKNFNLITVPRDHVLAMGDNRNNSVDSRYYGFIPIEEIQGKANSVAFSLDPDDMYLPRKDRLFTSLQ, encoded by the coding sequence GTGAGAACCGAAGCCGTGTTAAATCTAAAACAGAGCGTAAAGAACAACCTGCCTTTCATTTTATTTATGGTTTTGCTTTTCTCGTTTCGAAGCAGTGTTGCTGATTGGTATCATGTCCCTACAGGCTCTATGGAGCCCACCATTCAAGTAGGCGACCGCGTAGTGGTTGATAAATCAGCCTACACGCTAGAATTACCGTTCACAGACGTTGTTGTCGCGAAAACTGGTAACATCAATCGCGGTGACATTGTAATTATTGACAGTAATGCAGCTGATACCAGACTCATTAAACGTGTGGTTGCCATTGAAGGTGATAAGGTCAAATTAGAAAACAACGTTCTTTTTATCAATGGTGAAAAAGCAACGTTAAGCGTCAAAGGTCACAATCTTTATTCCGAGCAGATTTTAGGGCAAACACGAACCATAGCGCTTAACCCATTACCTAGCCCTGCGAAAAACTTTAACTTGATCACTGTGCCCAGAGATCACGTGCTGGCAATGGGGGATAATAGGAACAACAGCGTTGATTCTCGTTATTATGGCTTCATTCCAATTGAAGAAATTCAGGGCAAAGCCAACTCAGTTGCATTTTCACTAGATCCGGACGATATGTATTTACCGCGAAAAGACAGGCTTTTCACATCACTTCAGTAG
- a CDS encoding TonB-dependent receptor — MKQGRKVSAIAVGLALSGLTSLSPAYAQQADEEAANLERIAVTGSRIKRTDMEGPSPIQSIDATMIEGMGYENLQQLLERMPATGAGTFSTRNNSQDSTANGAAAVSLRGMGPDATLVLINGRRVAISAFAESITNSFVDINSIPVSAIERIDILKDGASAIYGSDAVAGVVNVVLKKDYEGLEINAGYGGTTGPSYDETTASILWGSQSDKSSATVIIDYFNNSTLGADEMGRFGTANQSPYGGMDFRSSRGYPGYFYVDGVKTIDPDCPEDSATASGSCLFDYGPFGLTIPASERVGFIGQFDYKIGDETTAFMEVAMQHNTSEAGGAATPLDEDAGLTVPGTHPDNPFGQDIEIGRYRPVDAGARRWDIESDTLRLVAGLRGTFNDYDWEASVQKGRSRSEQSGDQSQGWVRVDWLQEQINLGNYNPFGGVTNPQSVIDDITTSLVRRGESRMTSVDAHITGEAFSFGDDVVMMAAGVEYREEQVSDVPDVQFQRGLIFGTESVSASAERDQYAAYLELSIPLAEQLELQLAGRYDHYSDFGSTTNPKIALRWAPSDEVTVRGSWAQGFRAPSLAQVGLGPSQKSVFFVDKYRCDATGQDCESLDYNIEFAGNPNLDAEESESWNVGVIYAPIQELGLSIDVWSITQDNKIDEQQFGLVYDAECNNQDSTICVRLDPQPGESLGVIQKIFNTYQNVSSQEASGVDFSANYRMELQEFGNVRFNLDWSYMNEFEKDGLEYTGEYGYPEHRWLFGTTWSKGAFDANLNISFVGEFEDTPDIDFDGVLDFEENTSRTVDSQMLVDLQFGYNYSDNLRLVIGSNNLLDEEPPFAIGDGDGDLYGYVGGVHNPRGRFVYSKLTYRF, encoded by the coding sequence ATGAAACAAGGTCGTAAAGTAAGTGCAATTGCAGTGGGATTAGCACTTTCAGGATTAACCTCTCTATCTCCTGCGTATGCACAGCAAGCTGACGAAGAAGCAGCCAACCTTGAACGAATTGCAGTCACCGGTTCTCGTATCAAACGTACAGATATGGAAGGCCCTTCACCTATTCAATCAATAGATGCAACAATGATTGAAGGCATGGGCTATGAAAACCTTCAACAATTACTCGAGCGTATGCCGGCCACAGGTGCGGGTACCTTCTCGACACGTAATAACAGCCAAGATTCAACAGCCAATGGCGCGGCAGCGGTATCCCTCAGAGGTATGGGACCAGATGCAACGCTTGTTCTAATAAACGGACGTCGCGTGGCAATAAGTGCCTTTGCTGAAAGTATCACTAACTCATTTGTTGATATTAACTCTATTCCTGTATCCGCCATCGAACGAATCGATATATTAAAAGATGGCGCTTCTGCGATTTACGGCTCAGACGCTGTTGCTGGTGTAGTAAACGTAGTACTGAAGAAAGACTACGAAGGTCTAGAGATTAATGCAGGTTATGGTGGTACAACAGGCCCAAGCTATGATGAGACCACCGCCAGTATTCTATGGGGCTCTCAAAGCGATAAAAGCAGTGCTACAGTTATCATCGACTATTTCAACAACAGCACGCTTGGCGCTGACGAAATGGGTCGATTCGGAACAGCTAACCAATCACCTTATGGTGGTATGGACTTCCGTTCTTCACGAGGTTACCCAGGTTACTTCTATGTGGATGGTGTAAAAACTATCGACCCTGATTGTCCAGAAGATAGCGCAACGGCGTCTGGCAGCTGTCTGTTCGATTATGGCCCATTTGGTTTAACCATACCGGCTTCTGAGCGCGTAGGCTTTATTGGTCAGTTCGACTATAAAATTGGCGACGAAACCACAGCATTTATGGAAGTTGCAATGCAGCACAATACGTCTGAAGCAGGCGGTGCAGCAACACCTCTTGATGAAGATGCTGGTTTAACCGTTCCGGGTACTCATCCTGATAACCCGTTTGGACAAGACATTGAAATTGGTCGCTACCGCCCTGTTGACGCAGGTGCCCGTCGCTGGGATATCGAATCTGACACCCTTCGTTTAGTCGCTGGCCTTCGTGGCACGTTCAATGATTACGATTGGGAAGCATCTGTACAAAAAGGCCGCAGCCGTTCAGAACAAAGTGGTGATCAGTCACAAGGTTGGGTTCGCGTTGATTGGCTTCAGGAACAAATTAACCTTGGTAATTACAACCCGTTTGGTGGCGTTACTAACCCACAAAGTGTAATTGATGATATTACTACTAGCCTTGTGCGCCGTGGTGAATCTCGAATGACCAGCGTTGACGCTCACATTACCGGTGAAGCATTCAGCTTCGGCGACGATGTTGTCATGATGGCAGCAGGTGTTGAATATCGCGAAGAGCAAGTATCTGACGTTCCTGATGTTCAGTTCCAGCGCGGATTAATCTTCGGTACAGAATCGGTTTCTGCCTCTGCTGAACGCGACCAGTATGCTGCATACTTAGAGCTATCTATACCTTTAGCTGAACAGCTTGAGCTTCAACTAGCTGGCCGCTACGACCACTACAGTGACTTTGGTAGTACAACTAACCCTAAAATAGCATTACGTTGGGCGCCAAGTGATGAAGTAACCGTGCGCGGTTCATGGGCTCAGGGCTTTAGAGCACCGTCTCTTGCACAAGTTGGCCTTGGCCCATCACAGAAAAGTGTTTTCTTCGTAGACAAATATCGCTGTGATGCAACAGGTCAAGATTGTGAATCGTTGGATTACAATATCGAGTTTGCGGGTAACCCTAACTTGGATGCAGAAGAGTCAGAATCTTGGAACGTAGGTGTTATCTACGCACCTATTCAAGAATTAGGCCTGAGCATTGATGTATGGAGTATTACGCAGGATAACAAAATTGATGAGCAGCAATTCGGTTTAGTTTACGACGCGGAATGTAATAACCAAGACAGCACAATCTGTGTTCGCTTAGATCCGCAGCCAGGCGAGTCATTAGGTGTAATTCAAAAGATTTTCAACACCTACCAAAACGTATCATCTCAAGAAGCGTCTGGTGTTGATTTCAGCGCTAACTACCGCATGGAGTTGCAAGAGTTCGGTAACGTACGCTTTAACCTTGATTGGTCTTACATGAACGAGTTCGAAAAAGACGGTCTTGAGTACACTGGCGAATATGGCTATCCAGAACACCGTTGGTTATTCGGCACAACTTGGTCTAAAGGTGCGTTCGATGCCAACTTGAACATTAGCTTTGTTGGTGAGTTTGAAGACACGCCTGACATTGATTTCGACGGTGTGTTGGACTTTGAAGAAAATACCTCGAGAACGGTTGATTCTCAAATGTTGGTGGACTTGCAGTTTGGTTACAACTACAGCGATAACCTTCGCCTTGTAATTGGTTCAAACAACTTGCTTGACGAAGAGCCTCCGTTTGCTATTGGTGATGGTGATGGCGACTTATACGGCTATGTAGGCGGCGTGCACAACCCGCGTGGCCGCTTCGTATACTCTAAACTAACTTACCGCTTCTAA
- a CDS encoding MAPEG family protein, with translation MVLPITAFYASLLGICYLYLSFLVIGARRRHQVGIGDGGHEDLGRLTRAHGNFSEYVPITLIMIACFEANTGQVWAVHALGSALLFGRVLHAYGLGRHSGVSWQRFAGMILTFLAMLCAAIGNLVLIHFGL, from the coding sequence ATGGTTTTGCCAATCACGGCGTTTTACGCCAGCTTACTGGGTATTTGCTACCTGTATTTGTCGTTTTTAGTCATTGGCGCCAGACGTCGCCACCAAGTGGGAATTGGCGATGGTGGTCACGAAGACCTGGGTCGTTTGACAAGAGCACATGGCAACTTTAGCGAGTACGTACCCATCACCCTTATTATGATAGCGTGTTTTGAAGCCAATACTGGCCAAGTGTGGGCTGTTCACGCATTGGGGAGCGCACTGTTATTTGGCCGTGTATTACATGCCTATGGCTTAGGTCGTCACTCAGGCGTTAGCTGGCAGCGCTTCGCGGGCATGATCCTGACTTTCCTTGCTATGCTATGTGCAGCAATAGGTAATTTGGTGCTCATTCATTTCGGATTGTAA
- the adk gene encoding adenylate kinase, translating into MRIILLGAPGAGKGTQAQFLMGKYGIPQISTGDMLRAAIKAGTELGLEAKRVMDEGKLVSDEIIIGLVKERIAQDDCKDGFLLDGFPRTIPQADAMKEAGVTVDHCIEFDVPDDVIVERMGGRRVHPASGRVYHVVYNPPKVEGKDNETGDDLIVRDDDKEETVRKRLAIYHEQTKPLVNYYSAEAEAGNCEYHKLDGTRPVEEVSAELAERLG; encoded by the coding sequence ATGCGAATCATTCTTCTCGGCGCTCCTGGCGCGGGTAAGGGCACACAAGCTCAGTTTTTAATGGGCAAATATGGCATTCCACAAATTTCAACGGGCGACATGCTTCGTGCTGCAATTAAAGCAGGTACAGAGCTAGGCCTTGAAGCAAAGCGTGTAATGGATGAAGGCAAACTAGTATCTGATGAGATTATCATTGGCCTAGTAAAAGAGCGTATTGCACAAGATGACTGTAAAGACGGTTTCTTGTTAGACGGTTTCCCTCGCACTATTCCTCAGGCTGACGCAATGAAAGAAGCAGGTGTCACTGTTGATCATTGCATCGAATTTGACGTTCCTGATGATGTAATCGTAGAACGTATGGGTGGCCGTCGTGTACACCCTGCATCAGGTCGCGTTTACCACGTTGTTTACAACCCACCAAAGGTGGAAGGTAAAGACAATGAAACAGGCGATGACCTAATCGTTCGTGATGACGACAAAGAAGAAACAGTGCGCAAGCGTCTTGCGATTTACCATGAGCAAACAAAGCCGCTTGTGAACTACTACAGCGCTGAAGCGGAAGCTGGAAACTGTGAGTACCACAAGCTTGACGGTACACGCCCAGTTGAAGAAGTGAGTGCTGAACTTGCTGAACGTTTAGGTTAA